Part of the Oscillibacter hominis genome is shown below.
GGAGATGGGGTCGCGCAGCGTATTCCCCGAATCGCACAGGGCGGTCAGGGAGACCCGCCTTCCCGCCAGCTCCACGCTGACGCCCACCAAGTCCCCTCCGTGCTTTGCACCGGAGCGGAAAATCACTGACAGCACCACATAGGCTGCCGCGGAGGCAATGAGCAGTATCTTCCCGTCCACCTGGGTGTAAAATACCCCGCTGACCATGGGCGTGCGCCCGGCCAGCAGCCCAAGCGCCAGCACACAGCCCGCAAAAGCGCAGGAAACGCCGAAAAAAAGAAGCGTCAGCCGCAGCAGCGCCCGCTCCCCGCCGTAGGCGATCAATGCCACCAGCGCCCCGGCCGCCGCCTTGATGGGAAGCGCCGTCAAAAAGGCGCACCCTGGCAAAAACACCGCCACCGCATACGCTCCTCCCGCCGCGGCGGCCAGGAGAAAGCGCCCCCTGCGCAGCTGGATGCCGGCCAGATGGGCCGCGCACAGCAGCATCAGATAGTCCGTCAGCATGTTGAATAAGAACACGCTGTCTATGTACACGACCGTCATGGCAAACCTCCCCCCACAGGATGGTCCCATTATAGAACGAGCTGTGCGTAAAAGAGGTCGCAAAAAAGGAGAGCGCCCCGCAGGACGCTCTCCTTTTTATATGATGTAGGGCACAATCATGGAGGCAATCAGGGAAAGCGCCATGATCACAGCCAGAATCAGCGCAAAGACTCTTGCCTTTTTGTTCATTTTCCACCCTCCTCCGTCAGGATTTTCCGGATACTCTTTTCCACCTTGCTGCGGGGCAGCATCAGCTCATGCCCGCAGCCGAGGCAGCGCAGCTTGATGTCCATCCCCACCCGGAGCACCTCCCAGGTTTTGCTGCCGCAGGGATGTTCTTTTTTCAGTTCCACCTTGTCGTGCAGGTGCAGTTCCAAAATACCGCCTCCTTCTCGATCAATCCCTCCCGCCGCAGTGCATATATTGGATAAATACAGCCGCACTGGGCGGCGGATGGGATGGTTGACTATGCCAGAAAATAAATTGTTTTTGCCAGAGGGGTCCCGCTCGACCGGGCCCTATTCGTTGGATGATTTAAAAGCAGCTGAGGAGTCCGGCGCCATTTTGGAGGGCATCGTCCTGCGCTGTGACACTCAGCATAACCTGCATGTTTCCTTAGGGGGATACACCGGCCTCATCTCCCGGGACCAGGCCGTGCTGCCCTCCATCAACGGCTCCGACCGGGAGATCGCCGTGCTGTCCCGGGTGGGAAAACCAGTCTGTTTCACGGTTTCCTCCATCCGCTCCGATGAAAAGGGCGCGCCGGTGGTCCGTCTTTCACGCCGCCAGGCCCAGGAGCGGGCCATGGCGTATCTCTTGGAGGCCCTGGAGCCCGGCATGGTGATCGACGCCAGGGTTACACACCTGGAAAGCTTCGGCGCTTTCGTGGACATCGGCTGTGGGATCGTCTCGCTTTTGCCCATTGAAAACATCTCTGTCTCCCGCATCGCCCACCCCGCCGAGCGCTTCCGCTCAGGCCAGCGGATCCGGGCGGTGATCTCCGCCGTGGACCGGGAGAACAAGCGCTTCCAGCTCACCCACAAGGAGCTGCTGGGCACCTGGATGGAAAACGCCAGCCGCTACAATTCCGGCGAAACCGTCCGCGGGATTATCCGCAGCGTCAAGGACTACGGTATCTTTGTGGAGCTCCAGCCCAACCTTTCCGGCCTTGCGGACCTGAAAGAGGGCTTTTCTCCAGGCGACTGCGTGTCCGTGTTCATCAAGAGCCTGCAGCCGGAGCGCATGAAGATCAAGCTCCAGATCATCGAAAAGCTCCCGCCCTTCCTGCCTCAGCTCCCCTATCAGATCACCGACGGCCAAATTGCCCTGTGGCGCTACTCCCCGCCGGGGTTTCAGCATGACCCCATTGAGACCGACTTTACCGCTTCCCTTTGATCTCCTCCCAATAGCGCCGGGCGGCCTGCTCCGTCTTGTTGTCCGCGTACTCATAGTACCGGGCGCCCCGGATGGCGTCGGGCAGATACTGCTGCTCCACCCAGTGGTTGGGGTAGTTATGGGGGTATTTGTAGTTTTGCCTGTTGTCAAAGCCAGTGGTGTCCGCATGGACATTTTGCAGCTGGCGGGGAATCTCGCCGGTCTTTCCGTGGGCCACGTCCTCCATGGCGGCGATGATGGCGTTGTGGGCGGAGTTGGATTTGGGCGCAGTAGCCAAAAGAACGGCTGCCTCCGCCAAAGGAAGCCTTGCCTCCGGAAGCCCCAGCTGCACCGCCGCATCCACGCAGGCCTTTGTAATGACGATGGCCTGGGGATAGGCAAGGCCGATGTCCTCCGCCGCGATGACCAAAAGCCGCCGGCAGGGCGAGAGCAGGTCTCCCGCCTCCAGGAGCCTGGCCAGATAGTGAACCGCGGCGTCCGGGTCCGATCCGCGGATGGACTTTTGCAGCGCGGAGAGGATGTCATAGTGGGCGTCCCCATCCTTATCGTAGCGCATGGCGCTGCGCTGCGCGACCTGTAAGGCATCTTCGCTTGTCAGTTTCAGCTTCCCGTTCTCCGGAATCGCCGACTGGCACAGCAGCTCCACCGCATTGATGGCCTTGCGCACATCGCCGCCGCAGGCGGTGGCGATCTGGAGAGGGACCTCTTTCTCCCAGTTGATCTCCAGCCCCAGTCGATGCCCCTCGATCTCCAGGCCCCTCAGGACAGCCCGCTCCACTTCCTCCGGCGGGACCTGCTTGAATTCAAACACGGTGCTGCGGGATAAAAGCGCACTGTAGATGTAAAAATATGGGTTCTCTGTGGTGGAGGCGATCAGGGTGATCTTCCCGTTCTCCATGAATTCCAGCAGGCTCTGCTGCTGCTTTTTATTAAAGTACTGGATCTCGTCCAGATAGAGCAGCACCCCGCCGGGGGCCATCAGCGTCCCCACATCGGCGATGATCCCCTTGATGTCCTGCAAGGACGCGGTGGTGGCGTTGAGCCGGTACAGCGTGCGGTTGGTCCGCTGGGCAATCAGGTTCGCCACAGTGGTCTTGCCCGTACCGGAAGGGCCGTAGAATACCATGTTGGCATTGGTCCCGCTCTCAATGATCCGGCGCAGCACAGCTCCGGGAGCGAGGAGATGGGTTTGCCCCACCACTTCGTCCAGTGTCCGGGGACGGATTTCATCCGCAAGGGGCCGGTTCATGGCCTTCCCTCCTCTCCAATTCCATATCCGCTACATTGTAACACAGCTGTCCTGATTTTGCATCCCTTTTTTCCCTCGCCAACCGTCGAATCCTGTGGTATAATAGCATCAATCGTTTTACCCGGCTGCCGGGAAACTCTACAAATGAGGTGATTGCATTGCGAGCATCTGTCAAACGAATCATTGAGGAGCTGAAGGCCCTTTATCCGGACGCCCTCTGCTCTTTGGATTATCAAAAGGACTATGAGCTTCTCTTCTCCGTGCGCCTGGCCGCCCAGTGCACCGACGCCCGGGTCAACCAGGTTACTCCGGCGCTTTTTGCCCGCTTCCCCACGTTAGAGAGCTTTGCCGAGGCCGACCCGGCGGAGGTGGGAGAATACATACGCTCCTGCGGCTTTTTCAACACCAAGTCCAAGGATCTGGTGGAGTGTGCCAAGGTGTTGGTGAACAAGTTTGGCGGGAAGGTGCCCGGCACCATGGAGGAATTGACCAGCCTGCCGGGGATCGGCCGTAAAACCGCCAATTTGATCTTGGGCGATATCTACCACCAGCCCGCCTATGTGTGCGACACCCACTGCATCCGCATCACCGGGCGGCTGGGCCTGACGGACGGCAGCAAAGACCCCCTCTCCGTGGAGCGCCAGCTGCGTGCCTGCCTGCCGCCGGAGGAGTCCTCGGACTTCTGCCACCGCATGGTCCTCCACGGCCGCGCCGTGTGCACCGCCAGAAACCCCAAGTGCGAAAGCTGCACCCTCAGCCGCGACTGCGCCTATGCCAAGGCAAAGAAATAAGCCGCTGCTCTTTTCCGTAAATTTGGTTCAAACAGGAAGTGTCTGCCGCTACGGCAGACACTTTTTTTCGTTTCCAGCATAGACTGTAATTACAGAGAGGAGTGTTTCCATGGACAACAAGGAACTGGTTGAAAAGCTCAAGGGCAACCAGGCCGCGCTGCAGGCGCTGATGCGCTCGCGGGACGGCCAGGCACTGATGCAGCGGCTGACCCAGTCAGACGGAGGCGCGGCGCTGCAAAAGGCCGCCATGTCTGCCGCAAAAGGCAATACCTCCGACATGGTGCGGATGGTCAATCAAGTGATGCAAAGTCCGGAAGGCGCAGATCTGATCCGCAGGATCAACGAGTCTATTCCCAAGTAAAGGCGGGGTTGTGTGGCTGAATTTGAAGATAAACTGAATGCGCTGCTGAATGATCCCTCCAGCATGGCCCAGATCATGCAGCTGGCCCAGTCCTTTTCCGCCCAAAACGGGAATTCGGCCGCACCGCCGCCTCCGCCGCCCCCCGCACCTGCTGCCTCCGCAGCACCGCCCGCGGCCGATTCCTCGCCCCTGAGCGGACTATTGGGCGGACTGGACCCAAACCTCATCGGGAAACTGCTTCCCCTGCTACAAAATGCCGGAGGTAACAGCGAATCCGCCCAGCTGCTGTACGCGCTGCGCCCTTTCCTGAAACCGGAGCGGCAGGACAAAGTGGACCGGGCATTGCAGTTGGCGCGGATGATCCACCTGGCAAAGCAGTTCTTTACCAACTGGGAGGCTTAGAGGATGTATAACCGCTATATTCGAAACGATCAGGGCAGTTATACCCGCGTGCAGGAGGAGGAACCCGCCTCCCGCCAGCCCTCCCCTCCCGGCCGGGGCGAATCACCCCACCAGGAGCCGCCGCATCAAGGGCCACGGGAACAGGCGCATCAGGAGCGGCAGGAACATCATGAACCGCCGCCCCACGAAGAAGCGCCGCCCCACCAGGAGCCGCCCCCTCACAGCGGGAGGGACCCCCGCTCCGGCTTCATCACCGGAGCGCTGCGCAAGCTCCTGGACCAGCTGCACCTGGACAATGTGGACACCGGGGATTTGCTGTTGCTGCTGATCCTTTTTTTTCTATTTGAAGAAGGCGCGGAAGAAGAGCTCCTGATTGCACTGGGGCTAATGCTGATCCTGTAAAAAAAGCAGCCGCTTTTTGTAAGCGGCTGCTTTTTTCTCATGCGTTGGGCGAGTGGAGCACCGTCCCGTCGGGCAGGGTGAATTGTTCCTCGGTAATGTTGGCACTATCCGCCGTGGGAGAGCCCATCCGGTAGATCGTGGCACCGTCCTGAAGCCATTCCGAGGCGATCAGAAGCCCGGTGTTCACCTCCACCCAATAGCGGAGCACATATCCGTTTTCATCCGGTACAGTCTCCACATAGATGCAGTAAATGTCTGAAAGGTTCCGGTAATCGGCGGCCGCGATCTCCTCCACACGCAGAGACAGGATGTCCTCATAGGTGGGGATGTGCTGCTCGTTGTCCGAGGAGATGTCTCCCGCTTTTCCGGTAAAATAGGAGAGCGAACTGTCGTACCAGACGTAGGTGGTCTCTCCATCGGTGATGGAGTGGCGGGTGGTGCCGCTGGGCAGGACCGCGTCCACACGGGTCCACCCTCTGCTGAGCGTCACCGTCAGCTCTGTCCTGCTGCTGCCCCCGCTCCAGATGGTCTCCGTGGTGATGGAGCGTGTATAGTCGGTGGGCCGCTCCAACGTTGCAATCACATCCTGCACCGTCTCCGGCGTCACCTCCACACGGATCAGGGTGTCCTCCTCCCCGGACGGGTCCTCCGCGGCAGAGGAGGACGCCCCGGCCTCAGGCAGCTGAAGATGGGGCGTGTTGGGCAGGCTGTTGCGAATCAGCAGCCCGCAGACCAGAAGGACAAGCAGCGCGACTGCCGCAAACAGCGGCAGGTCTTTTTTCCGGTTCACAAGTCCCTCCTTTTCGCTCCTCAGCGGTAGTCCTCCGGACGGGTCTGGCTTTTTCCAAAATACCAGAGGATCGCGTCGGCAATCCTGCGGCAGGCAAATCCGTCGCCATAGGGGTTGACGGCCCTGGCCATCCTGGCATAGGCCTCCTTGCTGCGGATGAGCTCCTCCGCCATTTGGACGATCTTCTCCCGGTCCACCCCGGCCAGCTTCACCGTCCCAGCGGCCACGGCCTCCGGCCGCTCAGTCTCCCTGCGCAGCACCAGCACGGGCTTGCCCAGGGCCGGCGCCTCCTCCTGCAGTCCACCGGAATCCGTCAGCACCAGGTAGGACCGGGCCATCAGGTTGTGCATCTCGTCGGCGGGCAGCGGGTCGATGAGGTGGGTGCGGGGCGCTCCCCGCAGGTATTCGTCCACCGCCTGGCGCACCACCGGACTGAGGTGCACCGGATAGACCAACTCCACGTCCTCGTTCTCCTCAGCAATCTGACGCAGGGCCAGCATGATGTTGCGCATGGGCTCACCGTAGTTTTCCCGGCGGTGGCAGGTGACCAGCAGAAGTTTCTTCTTCCCGTAGGGCAGATGGTTCAGCTCTTCGGTGGAAAAGCGGTATCCCTCCCGGACGGTGGTCTTCAGGGCGTCGATCACCGTATTGCCGGTGATGAAGATACCCGATTCCCCCACCGCCTCTTTCAGCAGGTTTTTCTTGTTGTTCACTGTGGGACAGAAATAGAGGTCCGCGATGGAAGTCACCAGTTTGCGGTTCATTTCCTCTGGAAAGGGAGAATACTTGTCATAGGTTCGCAGTCCGGCCTCCACATGGCCCACAGGCACTTGGTGATAAAAGGCGGAGAGGGCTCCGGCGAAGGTGGTGGACGTGTCGCCGTGGACCAGGATCATATCCGGTTTCAGGGCATCGATGGCCTCGTCCATTCCCAGAAGGCATTTGCTGGTAATGGTGGACAATGTCTGGCGGGGCGTCATAATGTCCAGGTCCCAGTCGGGCTTGAGGTCAAAGACCTCCAATACGCTGTCCAGCATCTGGCGGTGCTGTGCCGTCACGCAGCAAAGGCTTTCGATCTCAGGACGGCTGGCCAGTTCCCTGACCAGCGGCGCCATCTTGATTGCCTCCGGCCGGGTGCCGAACACGCTCATCACACGCAGCATCACTCATCCTCCTCTTTTGCGGAAGCTCCGTCCTTCTCCTCGTGTTTGCGGCCGTGCTCCTTCAGCTCTTCCATCTCATCGTGAAGTTCCTCCTTGATCTCCTTGGGGAACATCACACGGGCGGCAGCCGCGCCCACAATGCACAGCGCCACCAAAAACACCATGGCCTTGAGCTCGCCGCTGGTGCTCAGCACCACGGCAGAAAGGCCCAGAATACCGGAGATCACATACAGCGTGGCCACCGCCTGCTTCTGGTTCAGCCCCATATCGATGAGGCGGTGGTGCACATGGCTGCGGTCCGCCTGCATGGGGCTCTGCCCATGGGCGATGCGGCGGATGAAGGCAAAGGCCGTGTCGAAAATGGGCAGCCCCAGGATAAGGAACGGCACGGCAAAGGAGATGATTGCGTAAAATTTAAAGAGCCCCTGGATGGACATGGTGGCCAAAAGATACCCTAAGAACGTGGCGCCGGTATCGCCCATAAACATCTTGGCCGGGTTCATGTTGAAGGGCATGAAGCCAAGGCAGGCGCCCACCAGCGCGGCCATGATGATGGCGACCTGCATGTCCGAAAGCATCAGGGCAATCACCAGCAAAGTGGTGGCGCTAATGGCGGAAACGCCGATGGCCAGGCCGTCCAGCCCGTCGATGAGGTTGACGGAGTTGGTGATGGCCACGATCCAGAGCACGGTGATGGGGATGGAAAAGCCCCCCATCTGCCAATAGGCATTGTCGCTGAACAGATTGGGATTGGATACCGCCCGGATCACCACGCCGTGGTACACCGGGATCAGGGCGGCGAAAATCTGCACCAGGAATTTAAACTTGGCGGGCAGCGGGGTGATGTCGTCCACCACGCCCAGCACCACAATTACCACCGACCCTATGAGGATTCCCTGCATCTGTCGGGTGATATCGGCAAAGAGCAGGGCGCTGACCACAAAGCCGATGAAAATGGCCAGGCCGCCCAGCCGCGGGATCGGGACCTTGTGCATACGCCGGTTGTCCTTGGGCACGTCGATGGCCCCCACCCGGTAGGCAAACTTCTTCACCAGGGGGGACATCAAAAAGCTGACTACCAGCGCCACCAGCAGCGCCAGGATGACGTATGCCATGAGTTTGTTCTCAACCATTTCCCACGCCCTCTTACCGCGCGACAAAGCCGACTTTGCGGTACACTTTGGAGAGGGTCCTGTCGGCGATGCGTCCTGCCTTCTCCGCGCCGGCGCGATAGACGCTCTCCAGGTAGGCTTTGTCGTCCATCAGGCGCTGGCTCTCCTCCCGGATGGGGCGCAGCAGCTCCACCACGGCCTCGCCCACAGCGGGCTTGAAGATGCCGTAGCCCTGTCCCGCAAACTCCTCCTCCGCCTGCTCCAGCGTCTTGCCGGTGGCGGCGCAGTAGATGGTCAGCAGATTGGAGATGCCGGGCTTGGCATCCTTGTCATATTTTACCGCGGTCTCGCTGTCGGTGACAGCCCGCTTGAATTTGCGCATGACCTCCTCCGGCTTGTCCATGAGGTAAACGCAGCCGTCGGGGTCGGATTTGCTCATTTTGCTGCTGGGATCGCCCAGGCTCATGATCCGGGCGCCTAACTTGGGGATGAAGGGCTCCGGAAGGGTAAAGGTCTCGCTGTACACGCCGTTGAAGCGCTGGGCAATGTCCCGGCACAGCTCCACATGCTGCTTCTGGTCCTCGCCCACGGGCACCAGGTCCGCCTGATAGAGCAGGATGTCCGCCGCCATCAGAACAGGATAGGTGAACAGCCCGGCGGTGATGTTGTCCGCGTGCTGCTTGGATTTCATCTTAAACTGGGTCATCCGGGAGAGCTCGCCGAACTGGGTGTAGCAGCCCAGCACCCAGCTCAGCTCCGCGTGCTGGGGCACGTGGCTCTGGATGAACATGATGTTCTTCTCCGGGTCCAGGCCGCAGGCGATGTACTGGGCCAGCTGGGCCACGCTCCGCCGCCGCAGCTCCGCCGGCACCTGGCGCACGGTGATGGCGTGCATATCCACGATGCAGTACACGCACTCGTACTCCTCCTGCAGCGCCACCCAGTTTTTGATCGCCCCCATATATGAGCCCAGGGTCAGTTCCCCGCTGGGCTGAATTCCGCTGAAAATCCGCTTTTTTCTCATTTCGCCGTCCATAACTGCAAGCACCTCGTTTTGATTGATCGCCGGCAGGCTGTCCATCCTTCCGGCCCTGCGCCAAATCAGCGGCGCATCCATAAAATGAATCCAAAGTAGTATAGCACAATATAGGGAAAAGCGCAATCTATTCCGGCAGAAGTCCCTGTTTCAAATGCCGCGGATAAATCCGGCAGCCAAGTTCACCGGATTGCGTTGAGTTGGGCATAGTGATATGATAAGATGAAATTGGAAAAGCGGTCAAGGGAGCGCTGAGCAGTATTTTTTGATTGAGGTGGAGCGGCATGAAAAAATGGATTCTCTTACTGCCATGCACACTATTTCCCTATTCTCTGCTGATCGGGCTGGTGTGCTTCCTCAAAGGCCTGGGAAACGTGGGTGAAGTGTTTGGATTCTTGCCCCATCTCTTTCTCTTATCCTTTGCCTGCAGCATTGCCTTTCTCATTCTGAGTATCTCGAGGAAATGGGATTCGGAACAGATATGCTTTTGCAATATGGTGGTTAAGGCAGCGCAAATCCCGGCCTATGGCCTCATATTCGTTCTGGGTCTTTTGTCCTTCAGCACACTCTTTACCATGGGGCTTTCTGTTTTTTTTGCTCCTATTCGACCTCCTGTCCATCCTTCTGACAGGATTGATCGGGGTTGCCGGTGCGGCAAGATGCCGTGCGGACGGAACGATTTCCAAACGGCTTGCCATTTGGAGCGGTCTGCTTCAGTTTATATTCTGCATCGATGTCATCAGCGCCGTGGTTCTTTTTATAAGGGCCAAATCAGGCAGTCGCCGCGCCGGTAAGCGGCAATCCGTCTGATTGATTTGGAATCGTGAGCGGAGGGAAGGCATGTATTCGTTTTTGCTTGGACTGATCCTGGGGGGATTCCTCATCGCCAGTCTGGCCGCTTTTGTCCGTGTGAGTTCCCACACTTACCGGGCCATGCAGAACCAGGAGCCGGTGGATGAAAAAGGCGCTGCGGCGCGGCTGCTTGCCTCCTACGCCGCCGCGGTGATTACGCTGGGATGCGTCGAAGCGCTTTCAAAGGAGGCGCTCAGCCTTTCAATCTTTGGTCTGTCGCTGCTCCATGCATTTTTTCAGCTTCTGATCTTTCTGATACTAAGCGGCGTCTTTCTATACCGTGTGCACCGCTATTGCAGAAATTCATGATTCCGGGAAGAAACGATTTCCCGGCGGGAGGTCAATCAAAAGGAGCAGGCTTTCGCCTGCTCCTTTTCACAGTTCTATCGGATGCTCTCATCGGGCGCCCCGCACTCCAAATAAAGGGCGGTCAGCTTCACCGTCTCCACCATGCCGTCCACGTGGGTCCGCTCCATGCCGTGGGAAGCGTGGACTCCGGGGCCGATGAGGGCTGCCTTCATGTCGCCGCCAGCCTGCAGGGCAACCGCCACGTCGGAGGTATAGTGGGGGTAGACGTCCACGGCGTAGTCCACATTGTTCTCCTTGGCCAGCCGGATCAGGCGGGAAACCAGATCATAGTCATAGGGCCCGGCGGAGTCCTTTGCGCAGATGGACACCTGGTACTCGCTGCAGGTGAGGTCCAGGCCCACACAGCCCATATCCACCGCCAGGAGCTCGTCCAGGTCGGCCGGTATGGTGGCCGCTCCGTGGCTCACCTCCTCATAGACGGTGAAGTGAATCTCCGTATCATACCGGGGCCGCATTCCGCTCGCCGACATGAGCTTTAAGAGGGTCAGAAGACAGGCCACCGATCCCTTATCGTCGATGAAACGGGACTTCAAAAAGCCGCTCTGCGTCACGGTGGTCTTGGGGTCCATGCAGATGTAGTCCCCCACCTCAATCCCCAGCGCCTGTACGTCGGCGCTGGTCCGCACCTTTTCGTCCAACCGCACGTACATGTTCTGCTCGTCCCGGGGCCGGGTCAGCGCGTCGTCAAACACGTGGGACGCGGGGGAAAGGGAGAGGATGGTCCCGGTATACACCCGGCCATCCCTTGTGTAGATCCGGCAGTACTCTCCGTCCAGGGTGGGAAGCTGAGGCCCGCCTATTTTTGTGAGCATCAGTTCTCCCCGTTCGGTGACGGCCCGGCACATGAGGCCCAGTGTGTCGATGTGGGCGCACAGGCCGATCCGTTTTCCCTGCTCACGTCCGGGCACAAGGATGATCAGGCCGCCCTTGTTGGTGCGGCGGGTCTCATAGCCCAGGCCCTGGGCGATCTCTTCCGCCTTCGCCGTCACCTGGTGGGTAAAGCCGCTTGGCGAGTCAATGGTGAGCAGTGTTTTCGCCGTATTCAGCAAAAAGTCCCTGTGGTCATTCAGTTCCATAGAGGTGATTTCCTTTCCGCAGCATTTTTTCAGCTTATTTTTAGTATTATACGCCCTTTGGAAAAAATCGGCAAGCC
Proteins encoded:
- a CDS encoding DUF951 domain-containing protein, whose product is MELHLHDKVELKKEHPCGSKTWEVLRVGMDIKLRCLGCGHELMLPRSKVEKSIRKILTEEGGK
- a CDS encoding S1 RNA-binding domain-containing protein encodes the protein MPENKLFLPEGSRSTGPYSLDDLKAAEESGAILEGIVLRCDTQHNLHVSLGGYTGLISRDQAVLPSINGSDREIAVLSRVGKPVCFTVSSIRSDEKGAPVVRLSRRQAQERAMAYLLEALEPGMVIDARVTHLESFGAFVDIGCGIVSLLPIENISVSRIAHPAERFRSGQRIRAVISAVDRENKRFQLTHKELLGTWMENASRYNSGETVRGIIRSVKDYGIFVELQPNLSGLADLKEGFSPGDCVSVFIKSLQPERMKIKLQIIEKLPPFLPQLPYQITDGQIALWRYSPPGFQHDPIETDFTASL
- a CDS encoding replication-associated recombination protein A, with the protein product MNRPLADEIRPRTLDEVVGQTHLLAPGAVLRRIIESGTNANMVFYGPSGTGKTTVANLIAQRTNRTLYRLNATTASLQDIKGIIADVGTLMAPGGVLLYLDEIQYFNKKQQQSLLEFMENGKITLIASTTENPYFYIYSALLSRSTVFEFKQVPPEEVERAVLRGLEIEGHRLGLEINWEKEVPLQIATACGGDVRKAINAVELLCQSAIPENGKLKLTSEDALQVAQRSAMRYDKDGDAHYDILSALQKSIRGSDPDAAVHYLARLLEAGDLLSPCRRLLVIAAEDIGLAYPQAIVITKACVDAAVQLGLPEARLPLAEAAVLLATAPKSNSAHNAIIAAMEDVAHGKTGEIPRQLQNVHADTTGFDNRQNYKYPHNYPNHWVEQQYLPDAIRGARYYEYADNKTEQAARRYWEEIKGKR
- the nth gene encoding endonuclease III encodes the protein MALRASVKRIIEELKALYPDALCSLDYQKDYELLFSVRLAAQCTDARVNQVTPALFARFPTLESFAEADPAEVGEYIRSCGFFNTKSKDLVECAKVLVNKFGGKVPGTMEELTSLPGIGRKTANLILGDIYHQPAYVCDTHCIRITGRLGLTDGSKDPLSVERQLRACLPPEESSDFCHRMVLHGRAVCTARNPKCESCTLSRDCAYAKAKK
- the wecB gene encoding non-hydrolyzing UDP-N-acetylglucosamine 2-epimerase, producing the protein MLRVMSVFGTRPEAIKMAPLVRELASRPEIESLCCVTAQHRQMLDSVLEVFDLKPDWDLDIMTPRQTLSTITSKCLLGMDEAIDALKPDMILVHGDTSTTFAGALSAFYHQVPVGHVEAGLRTYDKYSPFPEEMNRKLVTSIADLYFCPTVNNKKNLLKEAVGESGIFITGNTVIDALKTTVREGYRFSTEELNHLPYGKKKLLLVTCHRRENYGEPMRNIMLALRQIAEENEDVELVYPVHLSPVVRQAVDEYLRGAPRTHLIDPLPADEMHNLMARSYLVLTDSGGLQEEAPALGKPVLVLRRETERPEAVAAGTVKLAGVDREKIVQMAEELIRSKEAYARMARAVNPYGDGFACRRIADAILWYFGKSQTRPEDYR
- a CDS encoding glycosyltransferase family 4 protein, with the protein product MVENKLMAYVILALLVALVVSFLMSPLVKKFAYRVGAIDVPKDNRRMHKVPIPRLGGLAIFIGFVVSALLFADITRQMQGILIGSVVIVVLGVVDDITPLPAKFKFLVQIFAALIPVYHGVVIRAVSNPNLFSDNAYWQMGGFSIPITVLWIVAITNSVNLIDGLDGLAIGVSAISATTLLVIALMLSDMQVAIIMAALVGACLGFMPFNMNPAKMFMGDTGATFLGYLLATMSIQGLFKFYAIISFAVPFLILGLPIFDTAFAFIRRIAHGQSPMQADRSHVHHRLIDMGLNQKQAVATLYVISGILGLSAVVLSTSGELKAMVFLVALCIVGAAAARVMFPKEIKEELHDEMEELKEHGRKHEEKDGASAKEEDE
- the trpS gene encoding tryptophan--tRNA ligase is translated as MDGEMRKKRIFSGIQPSGELTLGSYMGAIKNWVALQEEYECVYCIVDMHAITVRQVPAELRRRSVAQLAQYIACGLDPEKNIMFIQSHVPQHAELSWVLGCYTQFGELSRMTQFKMKSKQHADNITAGLFTYPVLMAADILLYQADLVPVGEDQKQHVELCRDIAQRFNGVYSETFTLPEPFIPKLGARIMSLGDPSSKMSKSDPDGCVYLMDKPEEVMRKFKRAVTDSETAVKYDKDAKPGISNLLTIYCAATGKTLEQAEEEFAGQGYGIFKPAVGEAVVELLRPIREESQRLMDDKAYLESVYRAGAEKAGRIADRTLSKVYRKVGFVAR
- a CDS encoding M42 family metallopeptidase, producing MELNDHRDFLLNTAKTLLTIDSPSGFTHQVTAKAEEIAQGLGYETRRTNKGGLIILVPGREQGKRIGLCAHIDTLGLMCRAVTERGELMLTKIGGPQLPTLDGEYCRIYTRDGRVYTGTILSLSPASHVFDDALTRPRDEQNMYVRLDEKVRTSADVQALGIEVGDYICMDPKTTVTQSGFLKSRFIDDKGSVACLLTLLKLMSASGMRPRYDTEIHFTVYEEVSHGAATIPADLDELLAVDMGCVGLDLTCSEYQVSICAKDSAGPYDYDLVSRLIRLAKENNVDYAVDVYPHYTSDVAVALQAGGDMKAALIGPGVHASHGMERTHVDGMVETVKLTALYLECGAPDESIR